The following coding sequences are from one Lysinibacillus sp. FSL W8-0992 window:
- a CDS encoding diguanylate cyclase domain-containing protein: protein MRTAIKWNKAIFLYGILLILLLQLPAYFLLHQDIESLLLYIFLVLIVILTLWRGTVTGLISSLLFIFISGSTLLYIGMTGSVALLSNAFSMQQFLAYGVVLLLLVLCAGKIHELLLAQEKYMKNLQQDVKNFVAIDVETGFDNESRMRVIVNEEMRRADRHQHSFVFIMLKLENYEKFKKLYGFKEAQYLWKQLAEKIQQSVRQTDKKFRYRENYLAILLIDTSDQYIDIIYEKLDQALKNHQLLNKRWVTLSYKTSYFTYSPQMDQSFDDLLAEMEREMKTSAL from the coding sequence ATGCGAACAGCAATAAAATGGAATAAAGCTATATTTCTTTATGGAATTTTACTTATTTTGCTTCTCCAATTACCTGCTTATTTTTTACTACATCAAGATATTGAAAGTTTATTATTATATATCTTTTTAGTACTTATTGTAATCCTAACACTATGGAGAGGTACGGTTACTGGGCTAATAAGTAGTTTATTATTTATTTTTATCAGCGGCTCCACATTACTGTATATCGGTATGACTGGTTCTGTAGCATTGTTAAGTAATGCATTTTCAATGCAACAATTTTTGGCATATGGTGTTGTTTTACTACTCCTAGTATTATGCGCCGGAAAGATTCATGAATTATTGTTAGCACAAGAAAAATATATGAAAAACTTACAGCAGGATGTCAAAAACTTTGTAGCCATTGATGTAGAGACTGGTTTTGATAATGAATCCCGTATGCGTGTGATTGTTAATGAAGAAATGCGAAGAGCGGATCGTCATCAACATTCTTTTGTTTTTATTATGCTAAAGCTTGAAAACTATGAAAAATTTAAAAAGCTATATGGTTTCAAAGAAGCACAATATTTATGGAAGCAACTGGCGGAAAAAATACAACAATCCGTTAGACAAACAGATAAAAAATTTCGCTATCGTGAAAATTATCTTGCCATTTTATTAATCGATACATCGGATCAATACATTGATATTATTTACGAAAAGTTGGATCAAGCTTTAAAAAACCATCAATTATTAAATAAGCGATGGGTGACACTAAGCTACAAAACAAGTTATTTTACTTACTCGCCACAGATGGATCAAAGTTTTGATGATTTATTAGCAGAAATGGAAAGAGAGATGAAAACAAGTGCGCTTTAG
- a CDS encoding glycosyl hydrolase family 8, translating to MFCLLFVLMSCSQGKEKITKKPISSTERFVVEELMTEDNLLRTDLTQQKDVFLSESVGLWLTYLLEKDDQARFDEQLEVIDNYFLEKKFIVWRIDGKKQATVNALIDDYRIMRALFDAGEKWNDERYITLGKSIGKNIVKYGMQEDTFVDFVDVHTHKKANTITLSYIMPSALLKMQQYDVLSKAQLEHQLSILAKAPKAQAGFFPKYYDVVSKNYEYDTELHMIDQLYTAYHSATLGLETKPFTNWLLSLYSRDHKLYGRYDAKTGEPAVTFESPAVYAMATRYMLEIHNDMMAEEFFRKMESLKANANTGYVDVQTNATHIFDNLLPLLAEREVDDANSNKME from the coding sequence ATGTTTTGCCTGTTGTTTGTTTTAATGAGCTGCTCACAAGGAAAAGAAAAAATAACAAAAAAGCCCATTTCATCAACTGAGAGGTTTGTTGTTGAAGAACTAATGACAGAAGATAACTTATTACGTACTGATTTAACGCAACAAAAAGATGTGTTTTTATCTGAATCAGTCGGATTATGGTTGACCTATTTACTAGAAAAAGATGATCAAGCTCGCTTCGATGAGCAGCTTGAAGTGATTGATAATTATTTTTTAGAGAAGAAATTTATTGTCTGGCGAATTGACGGTAAAAAACAAGCTACTGTAAACGCACTGATTGATGATTATAGAATCATGCGAGCGCTATTTGATGCTGGGGAGAAATGGAATGATGAACGTTATATTACGTTAGGGAAGTCCATTGGCAAGAACATTGTAAAGTATGGAATGCAAGAAGATACATTTGTAGATTTTGTTGATGTTCATACACATAAAAAGGCTAACACTATTACATTAAGTTATATTATGCCTTCTGCACTTTTAAAGATGCAACAATATGATGTTTTATCTAAAGCACAACTAGAGCATCAATTATCTATTTTAGCAAAAGCTCCAAAAGCTCAAGCAGGTTTTTTCCCAAAATATTATGATGTCGTATCAAAAAACTATGAATATGATACAGAGTTACATATGATAGATCAATTGTATACTGCTTACCATAGTGCAACTTTAGGTTTAGAAACGAAGCCCTTTACCAATTGGTTGCTGTCTTTATATAGTAGAGATCATAAATTGTACGGCCGCTACGATGCTAAAACAGGTGAACCAGCTGTTACATTCGAATCGCCTGCTGTTTACGCAATGGCAACTCGTTATATGTTGGAAATCCATAATGATATGATGGCTGAAGAATTTTTCCGCAAAATGGAATCGCTAAAGGCCAATGCAAATACGGGGTATGTAGACGTGCAAACAAATGCGACACATATATTTGATAATTTATTACCACTTCTAGCGGAAAGAGAGGTCGACGATGCGAACAGCAATAAAATGGAATAA
- a CDS encoding MetQ/NlpA family ABC transporter substrate-binding protein: MKKLLAGLFLSVLVLALAACGAGNKDEAGSTSGDKADDSAKTEEKVTLKIGASNTPHAVILEQAKPILAKEGIDLEIETYQDYVLPNQDLDSKTIDANYFQHIPYLEQQIKDNGYDFVNAGGVHIEPIGIYSKKYKSLEDLPKGATILLSNSVSDHGRMLSLLEAKGLIKLKDGIDKTAAEIKDIVDNPKDFKFDANTAPELLVQMFENEEGDAVLINSNYAIDNGLNPIDDAIELEDKESPYVNIIAVRAGDENKPEIKKLLEVLKSKEIQDFILKEWKGAVVPVK; this comes from the coding sequence ATGAAGAAGTTATTAGCAGGATTATTTTTATCAGTACTTGTACTAGCTTTAGCAGCTTGTGGTGCTGGTAACAAAGACGAAGCAGGTTCAACATCTGGAGATAAAGCAGACGACAGTGCAAAAACTGAAGAAAAAGTAACATTAAAAATTGGTGCTTCTAACACACCACACGCAGTTATTTTAGAACAAGCAAAACCGATTTTAGCTAAAGAAGGTATTGATTTAGAAATTGAAACGTACCAAGACTACGTACTACCTAACCAAGATTTAGATTCAAAAACTATTGATGCAAACTATTTCCAACATATCCCTTATCTAGAACAACAAATTAAAGATAATGGCTATGATTTCGTAAATGCTGGCGGCGTACATATCGAGCCAATCGGTATTTACTCTAAAAAATATAAATCTCTTGAAGACCTTCCTAAAGGTGCAACAATTTTATTATCGAACTCAGTTTCAGACCATGGCCGTATGCTGTCATTGTTAGAAGCAAAAGGCTTAATTAAATTAAAAGATGGTATCGACAAAACAGCAGCAGAAATTAAAGATATCGTTGATAATCCGAAAGACTTTAAATTCGATGCAAATACTGCACCAGAATTACTTGTTCAAATGTTTGAAAACGAAGAAGGCGATGCTGTTCTTATCAACTCTAACTATGCAATTGATAACGGCTTAAACCCAATTGATGATGCAATTGAGCTTGAAGATAAAGAATCTCCATATGTTAATATTATTGCGGTACGTGCTGGAGATGAAAATAAGCCAGAAATTAAAAAATTATTAGAAGTATTAAAATCTAAAGAAATCCAAGACTTCATCCTGAAGGAATGGAAAGGTGCAGTAGTACCAGTAAAATAG